DNA sequence from the Sardina pilchardus chromosome 23, fSarPil1.1, whole genome shotgun sequence genome:
AGCTCAGGGTAGCATCTATGATGtttatcagaaaaaaaacattcacaagAGCTGGAAAGTTGTTGTCTGCTACTTTACTTTCATGAACTGTCACTTATGCAGAAGAAGCACCATGTTGTTTCAgctgaaacactgtcctgagtCCTGTGCTAACTCActgttctcattctctcacttgtTGTTCAGGTGGCAGGGCCGATTCTTCTGGGGAATCTCTGCAGGCCCCCAGAGTGTGCATTCCCTCTCTTCCACGCCAGGCTCTACGCCACTCTCTAGAGGGGACTCCGTCCCACGTCCACTCCCGACCCCGACCCCAAACCCCGCGGCGGACCCCAGTGTAGGGGTGCGGGGGTCCCCCGCGTCCAAGCTGTCGGCGGTGCTGAGCACGCGCGAGGTGAAGCGCGTCAAGGCGCTGTTCCAGGACTGCTGCGAGGGCGGCGTCTACTACGCGTCCGGCGCCGGCTACAAGGCGCTCTGCGTCATCCTGGGCCTGGTGGACGTGTACGTCTTCACCGAGGACTCCACCTACAAGTGGGACAGCTGCGGGCCGCACGCCCTGCTGCGCTCCATGGGCGGGGGCATGGCCGACCTGAAGGAGTGCCTCCGGCACGGcccaccagcagggggcgccgGCGAGAGGCCGGAGCTGCAGTACAGCAGCCCCATCGCCGAGGCCTCGGGCACGGAGAGGTGGGCCAACCGAGACGGCCTGGTGGCCTACAGGTCAAAGGCCGACCTGGAAGCCGTTCTCCAGCTGCTCACCACTGTTGAGCTGTAGTGCAGCTTTAAGCGGTAGTGGGGGAAGGGGTATCAGTGCAATATGGAGGTTTTTATTTACCCATTTGAGTTTATTTATGTATAATTCAGAGTTGAGGAGGAAGTGTTCCATATGCCATTTtatctctttgttttttttttttttatgctgagGTGTCATGCATCTATTATTATTACGTTTTACTGAATGTCATGCAACATGATATGCACTGATGGCAACCAATTTATTCAAAATGCGCTATTTATTATTAGTGTCATGTTATTTGAGCAGCTGGTTTCAAGAATCAACACTAGCAATACTGTATCCCATTTTAAACACTGTACTTGACTGCATCTTTGTTGTATTAAGCTACTTGGAAATGACTGGATGGAAGGACTGGTGTGTTTGCTCCTCAATGCAAATGATGTTTACATGATGCACAAACCAGATTAAACAGGAGTTGCACATTTTAATTGATTGGGTTGGTCTTTATCAAATAAGCCTTAATTTCCTGCTCAACGTTTGGAATTTCATTTGACTTCTTAAAGCACGTGAGGGAATTAGACCTCGTGCACTAATTGTTCACATTTTTCTGTGAAACACACTGCTTTTATTTCAAGTTGTATGTTTAGTTGTCTGTAGAGCCGTAATCATGCAATTCAGAATCTCAATCACCATGTCCGCATGAAAACAGGAAAGGAAATATTGAGGGCGTAACTTATTGGAAAGGAAGACTCCAAACCCCGCCTCTGAAGGTGGGGTGGGGAAGGATCTGTGGAGACAGCGTAGGACAGGTAAGGCAGAAGTTACCCCCAGGCTCGCACAAAATTGAAATGGACTAAGATCAATCTGTGGAGAAAACATTGAATGATTGACAACTTTATGGACCGAAACCGGTACACGTCCGTAATTGCGCGCAATCTTTTAACTTCCTCCGTCCATGTTTGATGGCTTTGAGAAGCATCGAGTTACCCACCTGCCGGCGAACCGAAGCTAAAGAACTTGCATCGACACGAAAGCTAAACTTCCTCTTCGAAGATAGCAGGTGCGAATAATATACTCTTTAATATGTATCTTGAGTAATTTGCTATATCGGTGTGATCAGATTATCACATTGATGCGTTTTCTCTCATCAATAGGAAGACAAATAATTCGTTATCTGTTGTGTTTCATTCGCTTGACTACTAGTAGTAGACGTCAACACTTTGTTTTTTAGGAGCGCAGCTCAGCAACTGAGCtcatgtgtttgtctgagtaTTACTCATGAACACCAGACTGTTGTAGCAAGTGTATTTTTTATATTTAGCCGATTTACTGTAACATTGTTACAGTCATACATTTATTCAAAAGCTGACGCCCTCATAGGTTAGACTTCCGCAAACACTAGACCGGTATAAATAGTTGTCTTGCTTACGTAGTTGGCCCGGTTTTTCTTTATGTGAACTGCGTCAAAAACTATTGTTCCAGGACAGGTACcacttttctccctccctcttccccctcgtTACTCATCATAATATGAGAGAAGGAAGCAACAGTTGAGGACAGTTAATTTATGTCTTTACTGTATAATAACTTACTGTTGTTATTTTCTGTTGGTAACAAGATATTCAAACATTGTTATATATTCTCGAAACAGAATGAGTGTACAGCAGCctttaaaatataatgtttccTAACACAAATTTCACAAACAATACTGAATACTCTAAcactaaccccccacccccacctccataTTTTACAGTCATGGCGGACGACAAAGTGGCTATACTgactgatgatgaggatgaacCGAAGAGGAAGCATGGACGGTCGGGACATTTTGGTGTCCTCTCTCTTAAAAAGGGCCCTGATGCGTTGCCCTCCTCCGGCCCACACACGGGCACTGCGGGCGAGGACCCTGTGCCCCCTCCAAACGTCTCCTCCTCTCAGGCCCCGGACATGGGCTGCTGTCAACGCATGTGCCTGCGGGTCAACCGACGCCTGTTGGTGTCCAAGatcttctacttcttcttctaCGCGGCCTACGGCTCGCTGCACCCGCTGCTGCCCGTCTACTACAAGCAGCTGGGCATGACGGCCAGTCACAGCGGGCTTCTGGTGGGCATCCGCTACTTCATCGAGTTCTGCAGCGCCCCCTTCTGGGGGATGGTGGCGGATCGCTACCACAGAGGCAAGGCCGTGCTGCTGTTCTCCGTCTTCTGCTGGCTGCTGTTCAACTGCGGCATCAGCATCTCCCAGCAGGCGGACATGACCTGCTCGAGCCCGCCGATCCCCACCACCATCGCCCCGCCACCCAACTTCACCACCATCGCCCCGCCACCCAACTTCACCACCACGCCCAGTCACCCTGGCGTCAACGTGGACCGCACCACAATGACCACGTTGCCTgcgaacaacaacaacaacaacaacgcgtCCGGCGATGCCTCCACGGGCAACGGAAACCGTTCGCGACGGGATTTGTTTGGGAAGGACCTGTCCAGCTGGCCCTATTATTTCAGTGAATCTCAAACTGAGTATGGCGCCCCCCAGAGGATAAAACGGGAAGCCAACCTTACCAGTTTGGATGGAACGGCAAACGGTGGCACACCAGCAAATAGCTCCGACACCGCATCCAATAACAACACCTCCTCTCCATTGGATACTAATGGCACAATGACCACAATTCCCCCGacccccactaccaccaccccagcAACGACCACAACAACGCCGGCTCCCACGAAGCCCACCATCATCTACAAccaggagcaggtggaggccATCTTCCTGATGATCCTGCTGATGGTGATCGTGGGCGAGTTCTTCAGCGCGCCGGCCATCACCATCGTGGACACGGTCACACTGCAGAACCTGGGCCGCCACCGCGACCGCTACGGCCTGCAGCGCATGTGGGGCTCGCTGGGCTGGGGCCTGGCCATGCTCTCCGTGGGCATCTGGATCGACCACACGCACCTGCACATCCTGGTGCCCGGCTGCCCGGACCCCGCGTTCAAGAACTACACCATCGCCTTCATCGTGTTCGGCGTGCTCATGGGCCTGGCGTTCGTCGTGGGCACCCAGTTCCAGTTCGACCGCCTGGACTACCGGCAGGAGGAGGACCAgcggacgccgccgccgccgccggtcGAGATGCCTCAGGTCGTCCAAAATGCGCCCGAATCCGCGGAAAACGgcacgcagcagcagcatcagcagcatcatcaACAGCAGCAGGGACCGTCGGCGACCCCGACCGCGGAATTTCCCGGAAGCGAGACGTTCCACTACCGGGACCTGCTGCGCCTGCTGTGCAGCGTGCGCTACGGCACGGTGCTCTTCGTGGCCTGGTTCATGGGCTTCGGCTACGGCTTCGTCTTCACCTTCCTCTACTGGCACCTGGAGGACCTGAAGGGGACCACCACGCTGTTCGGCGTCTGCTCCGTCCTCAGCCACGTCTCCGAGCTGGCCGCCTACTTCACCAGCCACAAGCTCATCGAGCTCATCGGACACATCAGGTGAACACATTACCTTGACAACgaccgcgtttcccagattcgttaagaagctctttaagtgctaagaacttcttaggagcactctaaaaacgttctaagaacgctcctaagaagttcttagcactgaaGAGCTTCTttacgaatctgggaaacgcgacCATTTTCTTTATagaaaagtatatttttgggctttttatgcctttactgtgaggacagtggagagtgacaggaagcgaatgggaggCAGATTAGGGGCGGGATTCAGAAATCCGGGAGGCAAAGCAGGGGCGGGATCCGGGCCGGGACCACGCGgtaggaatcgaacccgggtcgccagcgtaccgtgcaggtgccccagccggTTGCGTAACAGCTGGGGCCACGTAGACGTTTTTCAATCTAAACACTCTGGTGCATTTGACTGGGCGCTTCAAGCTTTTCAGACACATCAGGTATGCCACATCCTCTAAGCTATAGACAGAAGAAATAAAGTTAaacaatatattttaaaatcaGATCCATCCAGTGAGCCACGTCCTAAGGTATAGGTAGAGGAAATTGAGCTAAATATTTACCTAAACCTCTGTTGGACTGTCCACTTCACCAGCCAGAAGGTCAGTGAGTTACTCAGACGTTAGTCAGTCATGACAGTAATGTAGACAGACCTAGAGTGGTTTGTAAACTAGCGCATTGGTCTATACTGAGGTTGGCAGCCTGGTTCAGCAACTTTTATAGAGGTCATCCGATGAGTTGCATCACATCAGTTCACATCAGGTCGCAATAATTGTTTAGACAAACACATTTCTTTACACCTGTAGTAGGGTGCTATTCCTATCCTCATGATCCATCTCAAGTGTATCAAACTTGGTGGGTGCATTTtgtgaggctctgtgtgtgagttacaGGAAGAAGGAAACGGAATAGCATGTGAACAAGGGTTGGCTTCCTTCTTTACAACAAGCTTATCAGATTCTTGTGGTTGGTTAGATGAATTGGTAAATCATGTAAAGCACTACGGTAAAGTGGGTGGACAACTGTTTGTTTTGATTAAGGTGACCCAGCTGGACACGTCATGCAACCTAAGTCACATCTGGTAGCCTTATGGAGGGTAGGCTTCACAAATCATCTTTTTTTAACTGTGGTTGTGCGGCATAATTTAGCCCTGTATCTATATTAGTCATGCAcaagttttatttgtttgatttaCTGTTGGTTGTAAAAACAGATTTACTGCGCCAGTAGCGTTCAACAAGTCTCTGAAATGAACTAAAATGTcctcctccattttttttttctgtcagcaACTGAAGCGACTTAATTTTCTCTCCAAATGTGTGTTCCATTAAACTCATTAGCCTCTTAGGAGTTTGACTAGCTGAAAACTCACTAATTAGTGGATGAGTCACGCTCCTCTCTCATACTGCGGACTACACCAGCTGACGGCTCCCTGTTCCACTGGGGCACTGATGATGCAAAGGACGTCAATAGCTCTGAATGTTACGCAGTACGGCACGAGTGAAAGAACTGTGACTTTACAAAATCACTTCCTGGGTTGTTACTAGCGGTGATTGCTAGTAGGGTTGTCCCAGGATATCCCCTCTCATATAGCGTGCCTCCAATCTCCATCAGAGACGAATCGTCATGCTGCTACCAGATCTAACTGTTGTAAAGTATGAACATTATGCAAATATTCAACAACTGAAATCTGACTCCCAACTCCAGCGTGttggagaaaaaaatgttttgggtTGTTCAGTGCTGCTTTGCATGAAAGCCAAGTGATGGATGACGAGGGTAGGGAGTGGGACACCTAAGGCTCTTCTCAAtgtctctcctcggtcctcagtcctccggctcgttcccactgatctataaacaacactggatagactatcccattgttgccgccccatcattctttatagatcagtgggaacgagccggaggactgaGGATCGGGAACCAAGGAGAGAAGCCTCTACTGTCTGAGAGAGCAGCATTGTGACATGCCACTGCACCTGCTGAGTTATGCAAGGTCACATTCCAGCCAATGACAGCGAGGCGAGGCAGTTTGGTTCGGTAGAGGTCAACCGTGTGCGAGTGATCCAGCAGCTTCTGGAGATCCCAAGATAATTTGTCGGatcagtagcctatttcatGCTTTAGGGAGGCCAGAAGCTGGCTTAGGTAGAAAGaacaaaatgattgcactgggatgagaagtgtgtgtgtgtgtttgtgtgtgtgtgtctttgtctgtctgtctaatgcatgtgtgtctgtgcttatgTGTctttgactgtctgtctgaaGTGTTCGTGtgcttgtatgcatgtgtgtgcatgcgagtgtgtgtatgtctgtatgtgtgtgtgtgccttgcagTTGTGTATGGCACCAGCCTGAGGCCCGTTTCCCCTGGTGGCACAGTTCCCTGTTTGAGCTGGACTCTGGCCACTGCAGCGGCCTCCTTTGTGGCCATTGTGTGTCAGATATAATGGCCTCTCACCGCCATCAGACCGGCTGAGGCGCCCGGCCCGGGAGAAGGACATTCTCCGGTCCACTGACCTCTTCTGAGCTCTCTGCCTGTCCTGCCCGGAGCGTACCtgtgttccccgggtcctatgttccccacgttttttttcttacattttaaaaagtgtcCTATGTTTACCGCTtctcccaaaaagggtcctatgctccccggtatgtattgcgactggTGAAcgtaggacccttttggggataACCGGGGAACATacgacccggggaacataggaatGACACGTTCCTACCATTCAAACATGGCGTggaaccatagacctaaaagaaacatgGCGTGGGATTAAGCTGAATGATGATGGAGGCACTAAGTGTAAAGTTCAAACAAACGGATTTAAATATCTTggagatggttatggttatggtatgaTATATtaagaccaaacaaaacaaagggatgtctatggttatggtatttacagacgcttttgtccaaagcgacatacaaataacaacaatacaaaagttaaatgtaacagtaaacaGTTTAAAAACACTACATGaaagagaatagcaataatgaacaacaatgtcaattcaatcaatagcttAATGAAAATAACGAAACACTATAATATACTAACCATAATGCGAAAGAAACACTAAACGCTCCAAACTAAATGCATGTTGAACATGTTACATGTctttagacccctcttgaaagacccaaaactatcacaggaacGGAGATCTTTTGGCTACTTTAATACCAATAGCAGCAAGATCCTGAGCACAACAGTATCAGTGTGGGTCAGATCAGTGAGTCTCACATGCTACAGGATGGCTGTAGTTCAGACCTGAGTTGCTTTGCTGCTTTGCTTGCTGCTTGAGGTTACACTCCTCCAGCCTTTCAACTCAGGGCCTTGGAGTGCTGTCAGTGGCAGATGTTTCAGTCACACTGCCCatgctgtctttgtgtgtgtttgtgtacactttgtgtgtgtttgtgtgtgtgtgggtgtgggtgtgtgcgtacatgcttAGTTCTTTTCGTGGTTTTGTGATCCTGTATGCTTTTCACCGGAGCCGGACAAACCTGCATGTCAGAACcataaaaatgtctgttttcaCAGTGCGTGGCATCATTGTTCAAACATagtgttgtgttttgacttcACCAACACAAAAGGTTTCCCATCACAAAATATCATTCAGCAAGCAAGCTGTCTGTATTGGTGTCTATCTAGAGTGGTGACAAATGTCTTACGTGTATGTCACCCCAAATCCTAATAAAAATTGAGTACTAATCAATTCAACAAGTCAACAAGTTCTTTTCAGTCTGGAatctactgtattttttttaatcaatcttttttttccttttatctCTTGCTCTGTTTGTTCTTTTTAGGGTACTGTACATCGGCCTTGCCTGCAACACAGCACGATACCTGTACATCTCCTACCTGGTGAACGCCTGGATCGTGCTGCCTATGGAGGTTCTGCAAGGTAAGGCCAAGCCCACTGACCTGACATCGGGGTCACGCATGCTCGAGGAAGTGCCGGAAATGGGGCCTTTGTGTGCCTGTCGgcgagcgagagtgtgtgtgtgtgtgtgttcgagtgcATGTCAGGACAGTTATTTTCAGCGTCGGTTTCTCTCACGCCCTGTTTCCTCCTTGCCACTGAAAACCATGAACAGGCCGCGGAGCTAAAGAGGACTGATGACAGAAGAGCAGCTAGAGAGTGTGGGAGGTGTGACTGGCTGTGCAGGGCCCCAGATGCTAGTTTGAATAGAGTCAGTCCCTGACAAACCAGAACCAAGCAGAGACTGAGAACAGAAACGTGTGCACCTATCTTCTCCCCCCAGGGGCCAGGTCAagggctgcccactgctccgggtgtttgtgtatgctccTAGTGTGTGGGGGCTCCTTGTGAGCTCacttctccgtgtgtgtgtgtgtgtgtgtgtgtgtctgtctgtctgtctgtctgtctgtctgtctgtctgtctgtattgtgaGTACACTACCCCCAGATGGGTAAAATGCAAGAGACACATTTCCCACAGGAATATCCTAAAGTATATCTAAACTTAACTTAAATGATCACCATTTGGGTAGCCTTAGGTCTAATCTCAGTTTTATTTCCTGCTCCTGGTCCTGGGTGTGGCGTATTCTAAGTAAAGGCCTGGTGTACCAGCTGACGGTGAAATCACCAGTtggacactcagacacacagccacacagacacacacacacctcagtaaGGGTGGAGTAGGTCTCGTGGTGACGGCTGGCTCATCGACTTGACAACAGAGATAGGACAAACTGGTTCTGTGGCTCACATATCAAGGCAAACAAATGATTTAAATCCTTCAAACATTCTCCTGGCGGGGCTAAAGAAGAACAATCCCAGTAGAAGTCCCTGTGGGCTGATTGTGGTCTCTTTAAGATCCTCCTCCTGTCCTTCTCCTTATGGTGTTGGGAGACCGGGAGCTTTTCCCACGCCAGCAGCACACTGGACTGCAGTGGAGAAAAGCCTCTGGCCTCTGGAGTGAACTGGACATACAAGTTTTAGCAGATCAGGGTCCACCttacagacgcacacataaacacacatacacacacacacacacacacacacacacacacacacacacacacacacacacacacacacacacacacacacacacacacacacacgtacagtatttCAGATGGCTCGTCCACCTTGTGCCAGCAATGACACAACAACGTCAGTTTTAGGGTGAGCGGTCACAGTCAAGTCAGCAGCTGATCTGGAGACCCGTATTGTAGCTGGATCTACCAGCAGCTTCTGGCAGGCCAGGCGTTTGCGACAcctaaaatccattttagaagactggtctatttttttttttttcgaatgtacgtgccgtgcactgtcgcgtctggtgtagctacttctattgatatagtgattattaactgcagCAGTTACGctcctggtgtagctcccctgtaataCTGCTTGAACAACAAATCCAATGGTAACTTGAGACAATTTGAAATTGGACTAGTATcaaagaaaaatacattttatgtgtATTTAAATACTGTAGACATATTTTCTGTGCTCTCTGCTCATATTCTAAGTAAGAGTGAGAGGGGGCAATAACAGTATGGTCCTTATGGCATTGCTGAAGCAAAACATGCAAGTTGCCTTAGACTTTTGcacagtactgtatacacacacacacacacacacacacacacacacacacacacacacacacacagtaggctacacacacatacattcagttaaGTTCAATGCTTTGGTCTCCGCTCATAGGCCTGAGTGAGTTGGACTGTGACAtcctgtgtagtgtgtagtgcaCATCAGAGCAGCCAGAAGGCGTACGTACTGCATTCACACCAGTACAGCTGCACACGGCACGcacagacgcatgcacacacacacacacacacacacacacacacacacaaaggcaaacacacgcacaaacacgcacacacacacacacacacacacacacacacacacacacacacacacacacatacacatacatacaggcaaacacacatacacacacaggcaaacacacacacacacacacacacacacacacacacacactagcagcagcagcagcatattTTAATCTCCCTGTGTCTCTGACTCAGCCTCCGTTTCTGTTCAGGATGTGGTCACCCACGCTGAGAGAGACACTTGAGGATCATAACAGTTCCAACCGTTAGCTCTGTGTGAGCACGTTTCAGTTAAGTCGAAACAGAGACACCTCAACAAATAGATGACTTATTAGCTGCAACTTCTGTGCAATTGCCAAGATGCTTTATGATACTCTGTGCGGTGTGAAGTTCCATACACAGACCTTACACATTGGCCACAATGTTCACTGCTAGTTGCTATTATTCACTGTTAACActcatgtgtgttattgattttattagcCCATGATTTGCTCTGTGTGTTGAGAGGTCTGTTCCATCTCAGTTATGATATCTCGGTTGTTGACTGACTGTTTTTCACCATGAAGAAAAAGCATTCAGCACTTAAAGAGTAAGCTTAGGCTAGAGAtgattagcctggctagcaccacCACTAAGAAATGATAGTGATTAGTGAAACATAGCTTATCTTAAAAGTCCACATTTGTTATGTCTCTGGTCCCTCTTTTTATGCCTCTGAAGAATCAAATACGAAGAACATAAATTGTGAGACTTCCAATATTTCGCCCGTAAAATGTAAAAGGTATGGCATAGGTGGATGTGTATGATGAAAATATGGCATATAACTAACCTATAGCTAAAACGGcgctataggctaactggtgtaactcacttccagtgaattatcctaagctaggctaactggtctaacccacttccagtgaattactAACAGTGTCAGATTGGGCTATTGCACACACAGGGAAGAGATGGGTAGGCCTATGTATCCAATCTATCTCATCTCAACTCTGGAGTAGACACCAAATAAGCTCTTTTTCCCTAAAGGTTGGCGTGTTCCTTTGAAGCTACATTTTCCTTCTACAATGGAAATCAATGAGCTCAACCAGCTATGCTGATATAGACATGCCATAACAAGCTCTCAGTTGTTTATCTAAAGAGCACCCTTTGGCCTGTAGGCTTCAGATGCAAAGTCTGGTGTTTAGATTGACAGCATGTTTAAATACATGCATGGGAAAGGTAAAGTCCAAACAAATCTGTTATGTTTGAAATGTTGAGTCTTGGCTGTTTGCCAGTCTGCCTGTCAATTAGCTTGTGTTTCAG
Encoded proteins:
- the LOC134070891 gene encoding major facilitator superfamily domain-containing protein 6-A-like isoform X1, whose translation is MADDKVAILTDDEDEPKRKHGRSGHFGVLSLKKGPDALPSSGPHTGTAGEDPVPPPNVSSSQAPDMGCCQRMCLRVNRRLLVSKIFYFFFYAAYGSLHPLLPVYYKQLGMTASHSGLLVGIRYFIEFCSAPFWGMVADRYHRGKAVLLFSVFCWLLFNCGISISQQADMTCSSPPIPTTIAPPPNFTTIAPPPNFTTTPSHPGVNVDRTTMTTLPANNNNNNNASGDASTGNGNRSRRDLFGKDLSSWPYYFSESQTEYGAPQRIKREANLTSLDGTANGGTPANSSDTASNNNTSSPLDTNGTMTTIPPTPTTTTPATTTTTPAPTKPTIIYNQEQVEAIFLMILLMVIVGEFFSAPAITIVDTVTLQNLGRHRDRYGLQRMWGSLGWGLAMLSVGIWIDHTHLHILVPGCPDPAFKNYTIAFIVFGVLMGLAFVVGTQFQFDRLDYRQEEDQRTPPPPPVEMPQVVQNAPESAENGTQQQHQQHHQQQQGPSATPTAEFPGSETFHYRDLLRLLCSVRYGTVLFVAWFMGFGYGFVFTFLYWHLEDLKGTTTLFGVCSVLSHVSELAAYFTSHKLIELIGHIRVLYIGLACNTARYLYISYLVNAWIVLPMEVLQGVTHAAVWAACISYLSAAVPPALRTSAQGILQGLHLGLGRGCGAMVGGVFVFYFGAAVTFRGIGMASLVILIIFSLIQCLMDKDERRGDSSSRGKDRMLAENIPVPSSPVPIATIDLAQDRSDAETPRPEPRLPAQKTRHQEEQEDVTKPAWVIAGSPWVSMAFAIYQIREFIAMRKRNPPVETQPLQDTLEERPGSASEVSEETLEAGAGEPQRPPQQGPAPGGPVHKTPGVPQEPAPEPQPDPALDQPQPVEHPAPLPGIYEPSSSPTLVLPYSHAQ
- the LOC134070891 gene encoding major facilitator superfamily domain-containing protein 6-A-like isoform X2 codes for the protein MADDKVAILTDDEDEPKRKHGRSGHFGVLSLKKGPDALPSSGPHTGTAGEDPVPPPNVSSSQAPDMGCCQRMCLRVNRRLLVSKIFYFFFYAAYGSLHPLLPVYYKQLGMTASHSGLLVGIRYFIEFCSAPFWGMVADRYHRGKAVLLFSVFCWLLFNCGISISQQADMTCSSPPIPTTIAPPPNFTTIAPPPNFTTTPSHPGVNVDRTTMTTLPANNNNNNNASGDASTGNGNRSRRDLFGKDLSSWPYYFSESQTEYGAPQRIKREANLTSLDGTANGGTPANSSDTASNNNTSSPLDTNGTMTTIPPTPTTTTPATTTTTPAPTKPTIIYNQEQVEAIFLMILLMVIVGEFFSAPAITIVDTVTLQNLGRHRDRYGLQRMWGSLGWGLAMLSVGIWIDHTHLHILVPGCPDPAFKNYTIAFIVFGVLMGLAFVVGTQFQFDRLDYRQEEDQRTPPPPPVEMPQVVQNAPESAENGTQQQHQQHHQQQQGPSATPTAEFPGSETFHYRDLLRLLCSVRYGTVLFVAWFMGFGYGFVFTFLYWHLEDLKGTTTLFGVCSVLSHVSELAAYFTSHKLIELIGHIRVLYIGLACNTARYLYISYLVNAWIVLPMEVLQGVTHAAVWAACISYLSAAVPPALRTSAQGILQGLHLGLGRGCGAMVGGVFVFYFGAAVTFRGIGMASLVILIIFSLIQCLMDKDERRGDSSSRGKDRMLAENIPVPSSPVPIATIDLAQDRSDAETPRPEPRLPAQKTRHQEEQEDVTKPAWVIAGSPWVSMAFAIYQIREFIAMRKRNPPVETQPLQRGEILGPFHV